The nucleotide sequence ATGTCTTCATTGGCGGCACATCGGGGAAACTCCGACgcagggctgctgctgcctccagagCGAAGCTTGCGCTAAAAAGGGGAGCAGGTCGTCTGATGCCCTCCAGCGCGTCGACTGGGGTCGCTTTGGCTTCTGGTGGTCCTTTTTACTGGCCGATGCCGCCGTTTCTGCCTCTCCAAACACCAGTGCGCACACACATTGCCGGAGGAACTTATGTGGGCACGCACCACCGCTTGCCCAGCTACACCAGCTCGCTTGTTTCCCAGCGTTCTTGCTTGAGTACCGCGGGTCCAGCGGACGCAAACCGCATCGTGCAGGCGCGTCAGGAAATGTCTTACATTGGAGTTAGTTGCGCACAGTCCCGTCGGCACCAGATTAGCGCTGCGTTCTCTGTTCCTCCATGTTCCATGCCGCTTTCGGAGCCGTGCTCCTTCAACGTGATCTCCGGGCAGGCCAGCTACTTTTACTCCCACCAAATACCTTCTACTGCAGCCTTTAGCCCGAGCCCAGAAGAGGTCAGCAATTCCAGGTCCTGTCTGGGACAGTTCCTCTCACAGAAGCCGTACGCAGACGCCCGAGGATGCTTTAACGATTTTCCAAGTTACTGCCAAGTTAGTTCGAGTCCTCCTTTGACTTAGAATAAAGAAAATTAGTTGTCGGCACAATAAAGCTGAATCATTTAGAGCAATAAATCATTTGTGGGTGCATATTAAATTCTTGGAATATaccagaaatttaaaaaaatgtaaaaaaaaaaaagaaaagaaaaaaaagacaaaaaaaacattcaacGATCCATTTGACAACAAATCATTGTTGCTCTTTTTCGTATTACGTATAGGTGTGTAGGTGTTTATTTACACGCACATTTACAAGAAAACAAACGCAATATGTGGCATTTAATTGAAGACTATTCACAGAAGTTACAGTCGTACAAAAAACTGCATAATTCTTGTTCTTCCTCCCCAATAGACCATTTTATATGATTTATAACAAACTTTTGAAAACTATGAAAATATAGAATTAatgcaaaaaagaaatgtgtgtgaacTTTTTACCAGTCTGAAAAGCAAGTTTAAAATATCTCTGATACAAATGACAGGCAATTTAAAACTTTATAGAATTATTTCTTTCTAAATTATTTCTTCcttttgtgtaaaataaaatgtcaaaccACTATTATGCACAATACAGCAAAAATACCAGTTTCTGGTGGTAATTTCTAACAATTGCTTTGTGTGTTCAGTTCCAACATGTTGCTGTTGATGGTCCTCACCTGCCTTTATTATTAGATACTTTGTCCTACGCAGTGAAGAGTTTTTATGAAAGCTGAAACATTCCATGCTGATTGTTTATCATCATGCTCTATTTTTGATTTAAAGATCAAGAGTTCAAGTGTGCACCTGCAGCTGTGTTGGGGAGAGATCGTGTTGAAACAGGGCAGTGATGTAATTCCAGCAGGCATTTCCAGCCTGATCTCATTGAGTTGTCTTGACTTTAGCTGACACCCTCACCTTTTCAACTTTCTCTCACCTTCCCAGATAGGAAATTAGAAAGGAAAATACATGTAGGATGATACCGATTAGAGCAAATCTGGACAAGTTTCAGACAAAGACGCTTTATACTACTGACCAAAGACCACTACTTTGCTGAGCCGTTACAGTTTGGATCAGGTCGCTTCACTGTTGGCAAAACTGCAGTCTGGATAAACAACATGTATTTCTGTGCATGGTTGGATTTCAGTATTATAATAGCACAGAGATCACATGTGATTCAAAGGTGCACAGGTATTGAGAAACGGGCCAAAGGTTTGTTGCTGTCACTGTAAAAACTCTTtgcttttacttttttaaaCAGGGTTCCAGATCCCTTTGGTGGCCCAGAAAACTGATCCCTTTTTGATTTAGTCTCAGTTTAACTGGGGTTATTGCTGTTCTGTGATGATGAGGCGATGAAGATGGATTCACAGCCCATTGGAGTCTTTAATCCTGCTGCATTCACAAGCTTTTCCACTAAAATACAGTAACAGCACATGTTGTCTGGTAGCACATAGATGAGAGACATGTCATAGATAATACTTCTACataaaatatgtttgtttttattgttaaaccctgatttatattttatttttctcaacTGAAAGGTGTAGCTCTTGATACCTCACCATGAGCACAGGAGCAAATGTCTCTGTCtagatatattttaaataaacatatgAAGGATGGATACATGTCTCCATTTGAATAATATGACAGTGTCTGCCTGAAAGTTCTGTATCTGAAAAGTGTTTGgtatattttcttttcaaaataatgACTTAAAGATTTCTGGCAGCCTGATTTCAACCCTTTAAGATGTATAGGCTATGTCTCATCAAATGTAGGTCTTAATCCTGACTGAGCTCATTTTACAGGCCTGTCATTCCCCAGTCTAAGTCTTCTGGCAGAGCTTCATAAAGATAAAGCACTCATCTGAAAATCAATCCCTCACACTCGCTTCTCCCAGCAGCACACAGGTTTCCATTATCTGGAGCAAGTGGCTTCGGCAGGTAGATCTGCCACCCTTAGAAATAAGGTGGGTGGGTAGGGGGGCCCCAGGCGTCTCCCTGTCTCTTGCCAGAAAGTCAATCTGTCAGTGTTTCAATGCTCCTGTGGAGATTATCTGACCAacatctctttttctttcccgtCTCACACCCTTTCCCCTTAGTTCGTATATGTTTAACAGAACAAAGATGGCGCTGTTTGGTTGGGCGATGTCACCTGACTGCTTGAACATCTCCAAATCTGACAGAACTGAAAGAACTCAAATAATCTACTATACCACCACTGCTGGTAGCACCTGAAGCACCTACAGATTTGAGAGAGATTAATGAGACTATGTGATGTCCTCTACACAGTCAGTAATCTacatgaataaattaaataatataTTGAAAGTTTTTGGTATATAAAACTGAGTATGCTTCCCATAGAAGTTTGTTTGgggcttttgttgttgtttttaaaggcaaATTATGAGGGCAGAAAGGACAGATCCCCCCCCCAGTACCCAAAATCATTTTTCAGGGACCTAAATCCTAGCTATATGATGACCATTCAGATGCATGAATGTTGTAGATGATGTACAATggtttcaagaaaataaagcaCTGACCATAAACAGGCGTTATCTTTTAAAGTCACACAGTTCACACGTGCAATCAAAGAAGCTTTTAGGTTTTAGCATTGTCATTAAAAAACCGGTATATCACtcgtaaaatgtaaatttaaaacaacaaatatttaaattgtACTACACATACTTATGGAATCTTGAAAACTATTCTATCTCCACCATAATCGTGTTGTACGTATTTACCAACTTTTATTCAAGCTTTTACTTGTAAAGCAAAGATTTTAGTGACCAGGAAGTTATTTCTCGACCCGGGAGGAAGTGTGATAGTTCACCCGGAAGTAGTTTGGTCCACGCGAGAAGCCCTTCGTAAAGAAGACACGACACGAATCTGTTAAATATAACTGAATCTTTATACAGCCATGTAAGTATCTACGGCAGTCAGTCATGCTTGCTGTTTTTAGTTAACGACATATAAATACAGTTATAACTTAGCTTTtggatgtttgtgtttcaggattGTAAAAAGTCAACAATGCTAGTAATTGAACGAAGGCGGGTTAACGCAGACAAACCTTTTGTTCGACTTATCTACAGTAGATACCTGAAcgctgatttttaaaaatatttatattgttGATGGTAGtaagaaacacattttaaaacttgttttGTGTTAAATCGAGGAGTTTTGGTTCAGATGTCACTCTATTACACTGGTGCAGTTAAGCTagctagctaaatgctaacagcgAAGCGTTAAATGGTGCTAGATGATTTACCATGCTTTTAAAAACCAATATTGTTTTACTTTGCAGTGAAAGTAAAATATCATTAATTGTTTATTGAAACTATCTGCAACAACAATATATCACGTTTTAAATTAACGggtctcctctttgtcctcattAGGCGGTAGTTTAAATtgcattaaaattaaattaataaaaaacacATGCATAGGAAGGACAATCCTAATTTGAAAATTTTGTCCCCATTGCCTGGGTCATTCTTACTACCACACTAGAAATATGTGCAGATTATATTCTTTGAAATCCCATCTCAGTTTATTCCTTACTGtctttgacagagaaaactaccttgctTACTGTCTTCCcaacatatatgtatatatatgatTGCTAAATTCGTTTGTTGTttgttaatgttttattttccaggaGTCTCTTAACAAAGCCCAAGTCAGAGATGAGcccagaggagctccagaaacgagaggaagaggagttcAACACTGGTCCTCTGTCTGTGCTCACACAGTCGGTCAAAAACAACACGCAGGTCTTGATTAACTGCCGCAACAACAAAAAGCTCCTCGGAAGAGTCAAAGCTTTTGACAGGTATACCAAGGCTGTGTTTGACTGGAGCTTTATACAATACCTTTATAGCCTTTTTATCCATAAAATAAGATCTGTGCTTTTCCACTTTCCAATAAAAACGGCAATAATAAATCCTGATTTCACAAAAGATGTGGTATTTCACCTTGTTCGTGAGAATAGATACAATAACTTAATAGAAATCATTGACTTCTTGTTTTACTTACAGTTGTAGATGTGAGATATTTCTGCAAAGAAACATTTGCAGAGGATCATAGTATAATATCTGATTTACAGTGAGATGGAATGATACTGATGTCACTGCAGTACCAGAAATCTAAATGGTTAAACCACAAATATATGAAGTCTTTGGCCAAATATAATTTATAGTCTAATGAATTGTGATTTTTAGGCAATTCTGTATTTTATCTAAAAAAATTTTGATTTTCAGGCACTGTAACATGGTCTTGGAGAATGTGAAGGAGATGTGGACAGAGGTTCCAAAGAGCGGGAAGGGGAAGAAGAAGTCTAAGCCTGTAAACAAGGATCGCTATATTTCTAAAATGTTCCTGCGAGGTGACTCTGTCATCATCGTGCTGAGAAATCCTCTGATCACAGGAAAATGAACTCTTTAGAAGCTGTGCTTGGGGAGTCTTGGAGcctattttttttatgtctATGTTCTTTTCAGCTGATTTAAAGTGAGTGATAGTTTGACTCTCAATCACTGGAACGCAGAAACCTTTCAGAATTTTTCATTTTAGTAATAAATTTGATGACCAAATTAAaattttgtgggttttttttctcttaaaattGAATGTAAGTTCTACTGTCTCTCCTCCAACAATCATCATTCCCCCATAAACTAAAGATTTAGAAGTTTGCGGTAGCACCAAAGTGGTCTAATCTGTGTTCTGCTTAGCTCCCGCTCATCTATGTCTCAGTGAAGTATCGGGATTATTGTGAAAAGACACTTTTGTTCCTCTCTATAACTCCTGCTCGTGCTGCTGTCGCCCTTTTCACCCTCCACTGGCAGCATCTTGGGTGTCGGGCTTGATTTCAGTGAGCAGCACTTGATCTGTGACAAACTGCCATTTAAAGGCCTGGTGCATTATTGATGagaccagatgtgctgactgtcaCTTCacaccctctctcctcctcctcagcccttCTTCTCTGTTGCTGGCCCCTCCTGACCACTTTGTTAATTCTTCTAAGAGCTTTAACAGCTTGTCTCACTTTCCTCCCCTGACAGTTGGCAACCCGCTTCTCCTTGTGATTCAGATTTAATGATTTTAATTAACAGCATTGACAACAACATTTGCCTGATGACTCCTGCGTCCACCAAGATTTTGGCATAATTGAACCTGCTGTTATTCTGTGCTAAAAACCCTTTTCGCTTGAAGTGTTGGAGTGAGTCTTTCAGTGTATTCTGTCATTTACACGTTTCCATCAGTCATGTTCAGCACCTGATCGTCCTTTCAGTGTGTGAGCAGACGGGTGGAAGAATGTGTCAAAATTGATTTGCAGCCCTAATGTAAGGCCCCTTGGTTTCTGCAAACTCAAACTTTggttcctgctcctctgatcaaacagaaaaacatgttGTTGAAACCCAGAGCTGAAGACACCAGCTGCTGTTCAGGAATCAGAGGTTCCCAGGTGGGTCAACATCTGGATCTTTGCACAGTTCAATTCTGAAGTTACAGGTTTCACCTGCTGGATGTTATAATACTAGTGTGTGATTCATAGATCTAAATATATCTGTTACATCACACTTGAGTGTGTTCCTGAAATCTTAAAGGTGTagggtttattttaaatctaTATAAACATTGACATTACATGAGCTAAGGTGAAGTTGAGTACCAGAATTCAGCTCATAAGGACTGAGTTTATAAAGGTGGCTGAATTTTAAATATGCATTTAAAATCTGTATCACACCTAAATGTGCCCTTTAACACTGCTGTCTGGGTTAATGAATGAGATCTATTtgtaattaaattaaacaaaaatagTGATTGGTGATCCCTGTAACTCCTGTAGCTGTTTGGTCTGACGCCTGGGATCCGGACAACTTTGGGGACCTTATTTGTTGGGTATCATCATGCACATTTCTCATGTTACTTTATTTCAAAGAAACTTGAAGAGGGTTCTGTCCCTCCAGGTtttggggaggaggagaggggtgtGCAAGCAGGAAGGCAGATGTTTTATTCAGGAGGTAAGTGATAAGTGGGGGAAGTGTGATTATGATAGTGATCAGCCCTGCGTCGATACACAGGCCTGCCAGCAACGTGACACCTTGCAGCACATTGATTGGGTCCAGTaacaggagcaggagtttgTTTCCAAGCAGAGCCATGCCAGGGTGTTAGAGGCCCTCCACCCAGgctggggagagaagaggaggaggaagcagcacaTTGTCACTTCTCTCTACCTGAGGGCAACATTCCCAGCAGGGACACCAAGAGGATCAGGTTGACAGAGCTGTATACAGTACAGCACTGATGCTGTGACCCGAACAACTTCATTGTTTCCATTAAAATCCCAAGCACTGTCTACCAAAAGGCTCCAATAATAACATTTGTTATTTCCCAACTCACTTGACCATGTGTGGTGCAACAAGCTGTGCAACAGCCTGACAACACCACAGCACAATTCTCTAGTTTATCAGGTTGCCTATTTTTAATGCATTCTTAATCATAACCTATGTAGTCTTTGAGCTAAGAGAAGGTCACTCTAGGGACCAAAACATTTACTCTATAAGCGTGTGCTAAGTGCTTCTTTTTGCAGACTTTTGATAACAGCTGTCAGTACCGCAGGAGTTCAGCCAGAAAACACTTGCTGCCTTTTTGGTGTCACTCCTGACACACAGCTATATACTATGTTCATGTGACTGTGTGTATTTTACAGCTGCTGTCTATAGCTCTTGGATCTTGTACACCACATCTCAAACCTGTCTCTCTTTTTAGCAATTTACTAGTTTTTGAGGAACTTTTCTTCCGTTCAGAATCGTGGTCGTGCTGCCATCTATGGGCCTATGGGTGTAAATACAGAGAGTAGTAACGGATTTATTATACCGTTTTTGAGTCAGTCAGTACTCACATCATCATCTGaccaaataaaatattaaatataatatAGAAATTTaatataatattttatttttattgtattcTAAGTTTAGATTTACAAATTAAGataatgttttgttttggttgtctTATGTTGAAAAGCTGGGTTCCAAGGCTGGCGTCTTACACATCCCCACTGTTACCCTAACCCCCACCCCTGAGCCCTTACCAATCAGTAGCATCTTGTCTCTTTGAGGCTCGGTTACACTTTTCTAGCCTGATCCAGTCAGATCCCTCTTCTTTCAGAAATGACCACTTTAACTTTCTGGGGTTCTGTAAAATTACTATTCTGGCATCTGGAACTGTTTATTCCCAAACTCTCTGACTGCTGCCGGCATGAAATCCCACTTGGATTTCCAGTAGGTTCTTTGTGTAAATATCTTTCTTCAGATGATTTTCAGCCAGTTTTGCTGCAGTGAGATTGGAACCATCAGCACTAGGGCTCTCCAGTGAAAGTGCTGTCTGTGTAGGTAACAACCTGTGTACAAGCACCGAGGAACAGGCATACTAAAGGATTCATGCTGGGTGGCCAAACACATCAACTTCTGCTTTCTATCTATCCGAATGACGTTAAAGCTGCGGTAATAGGAGGAGCATCCTGCTAAACCTAAAATTATATTTAGCTATTTGTAATTCTTTATGGGCTACTTTCTGGGAACTGGAGCAGATTCCTGGATGAAGCCAAAAGGGGGGCACCTAAGTTTATAGGACCAGATCTACTGTATCCTGCAAAACTGTGTACCGGTAACTCAAACAGGGAATCCTGTGGCCCACTTAAAGAGTCTGAGCTTAAGTGGCTAAAATAGAAACACACTGAGAAATGTTGTCAGACAAACAGCTGCTCAGAAAAGTAAGTGTGTGGATGTTTATACATGCCATGCAGACGTAATGCATTCCATTCTCATCCTCTCTTTTACTTCTGTCCCCATTAGGAGGAGCATGtaactgtgtgtatgtgtgtgtgtgtgtgtgtgtgtgtgtgtgtgtgtgtgtgtgtgtgtgtgtgtgtgtgtgtgtgtgtgtgtgcggaccAAGACTCCTTTATCATCACTATATTTAGAACAGATTACTTCATGCTGTAATTTTTATACAAAGTTACATATTACTGAGTTTGGATTGCATTATTAATAGATTATCTAAGGACGGAGTGAAACTTAGATAAAGGCTTAAAAGCTTTATATTAAGAGCTATATGTTGCAGTAAACATGTTGCAAATTGGAGACAGATTTGTGATTAGTGTAAAACAACAGtcgtgaaaataaatgaaaagcacGGGATAAATGTGTACATATGTGTATGTGGTTTTGACGGAattttctcttcatgtgtccTGATTTTCTGAAATTCAGGCATTGTCTGGGGAATCTCGGGATTAAAGAATACATTCTGGACAGAGTTCTCAAACCCTTTATTAGCTCTATTTGTATTTTGATAACGAAATATTACGGgaaatatttgtattttaaatgcGTTACTTCAGAGCTTTTTGTAAAGTCGGATTAATGATTAAATGTTGTCCCAAAGTAAAGCTTTACTACGGCGTCGTCCCAGGTGCAAGTGCTGAAGTATAGTTGTCAACGCCTGCGTTAGATGTATATTGCtataaccatggcaaccacccCGCAATGTCCAGAAATCAATCACCGATCACAATAGCAATTCATGGCGATGTCGGGATTTTACGACGCGGCGTAAACACCTCATGGGATGGCAGCCTATTTTGAAGCAGGCGGGTTGGGCCACTCCATGAAGTCACCAGGACCGACCGACTGACCGACGGAGACACAGCAGGAAAAGTCTGGTGATTCGCGGCTCTGGCTGTCGGAACACGCCGCAAAACCAACTGAGACTTGAAGAACGAAGTTTTTTGTGTGTAACCAGATTCTGACGGCTTTTGCAGCCTGGCCTGTAGCGGCCGAATGTGGGATAGTGATTCGAGTTGACGAGCCCGCTCCGCTCCCGTGTCTCCGCCCGCCCGCACAAACCAGGAAATCGTCGAGGTGTGCTTCTTTATCCCGCTGCCCCGTTTGCGGGTGTAGATGCGTGTTTTCCCAGCGACTTTTTGGCGCTTTTGTACTTGAAACACTTCTGTTTTGAAGCCGAGCCGGGCTGTGAAAGTCGGCCGAACTTGCCTACGCGGAGAGGATCTCTGAACAATGAGGTGGGTAAAGCGGCTCCAGTCCCTTCATCTTGAACGTGTTTCCAGGCTACAATTTCTGTCTTGACTACTAGTTTGACAAAAGACGACTGTTTAATCCCGACCCGGTCCGCCACATTGGCTCCTGCCTGGCGTTAAACGGATTTCTGGGGCTGAATCTCGACCTCTTAGGTGGTTTTTGGTGTTGTTGAAACTCCGGAGAGGCGCATATGACGCAGGTTTTGTGACCTTGGCTACTTGATAACTTGGAAAGAGAAGTGATTAAACTGCACCTTTTGCTCCAGAAATTAACGTCGTGACTCGAAGCGTTATTTTCGTCTAGCAGGGAATTAAAAGTTTTCGTTGCTGAGCCGGTGAGACTAAACTAAAGACACTTGTGTGTCTCCTGGGCTCTTTTTGTGCTCAGCCACACGAGCCATGAGGAACTAAAGCTGCAGGTAAACCGCAATGTTCCTATCAGGGGTCAGAGGGGGATGTGCCCCCCAAACACTGTCTGTGTTGATTCCTCCTCATAGGTGGAACGACCACGGTAAAGTTTTCCACCCTGAACACTTTAATCCGTCTGCTAACGCAGAGATTTGGAGCTAAATTGCTCTGGAGAAAGCTCACGTCCACAAATTCCACATCCTGCCACAGATTTGTGCTGTTTGCAATTACAGGCCACATCTTCTCCTGCCCGACTCTTCTCTCATTTCTCCTTAGTCTTAAGGTGACACTGCACAGCCTTTGAAAGCTCTACAAACCCATTCATTGTCACACAGACCTGGGACCCTCTCAACAATGGCTCTGGGTGCCTGTGCACATGCATGGTCCCAGGTCAAACTTTAATTAAAGCACAAACAAGAGGCACCCTCAGTGTATTAAAGATAGCAGCTAATGAGGCCATTAAGTTAATGCAGCAATCAGGAAAGATTACTGTCTTAACATACTTTAATACTTGGGAAGATTAATCCGGACCTTATCCAGCAAAGTAAGAGAAATTACAGAATTAGGAGAAGcatctgtttttcatgtttggCTGCATCTCCTAATAGGTTTTGTTGAAGCACTATAAACATACAAACCTTTGCTCCAGACATGGAGGCTTAAATTGCTGCTCATCAGACAGTGAGATAAGCCCAGCACTCCAACAATGGCGCAAATGTCGGCCTGATAGAGTTTTATCCTTCTGTCAGAAAGTGTAATGAATCTTTTTGCAggaattctgtgtgtgtttggggggtggAGATATGCTGCCTTCCAGAGTGGTCAGTGATTGATACCCGACTTGATAAACGCGAAGCTTTATCTGGTTGGAACGCCGACCGGCCTCTCATTGTCCGCTCTCGCTACATCACCTTGTGTAATAGGTGAACACAAGAATGCAGCAGTGCTCGTGCCCGTTGCCGTTTGTCTGTGCGGTATGTAATTGTTGACACTGACATGTGGACTCATTTGGTCAAAGGTTCAGCTGTTTGGCCCAGTTTGGaacgtgtgtgtgagctgcCCGTTTGCTGAAACGCTACACttattgtgtttgttgttgcacACGCCCTGTTCTTCCCCCGGTGCATCCCGACTGCTGCATCAGCAGTTCACACTTCTCTTAACCTTCTGGTGGGGTGTCACAGGAAGTGCTCCCATTTGATTCACTCTTATTGTTGGAGGTGAGTTCTGTTTGCCGCTCTGACTCACAGACTGGCTCATTGTGACTAAAGAACTTTTCCTGTCTGACACCAGCAGTGCGGCTGTTCCCCCCGAGCGTTTGCACACATGACGCCGGCATACACACTCACCAGGCTATAATCAGTCTGTTTAACAAAATGTTTGCTGTGAATGTCTTCCCTGTGTTCAGTTCGGTGTCTGGAAGTAATTCCAGAAGGAGCACCTCTGCACTGTCTCCATACACTCTTGTCTGAGAGTGTTATTGATCAGCcttaaaagcaggaaaatggcTTCCTCTCAGCCTCTCTGTGCTGTCAGCAGCGGCAGCAAATGGACAGGAATGCAACAGTGGTGTTTGTCTCTCCTGTAGAGCCAGTGAAGTAGATTTATTTTCATCTCAAGTCCAAGCAGGCTACCAGCTGTTGTCTAAACCATTCGGCAATTCGAGACAATGAAACACAGCGGTGTTGCGATAACGGTGTGATAATGCCGCGGTGGTGTTGTGTAATGCTTTTTCAACAGTATTTATGGTTGTTCATGTCTTTACTTGTCTGCTCAGCTAAATCTCTCAGAACACACTTCCAGGGTGTGTAGTCACTCTTCATCTCAAACTTGACCATCTGATAAAGTTGGATTTGACTTTTCTTTCAGTTTAATGTTGAGTTCAGCAGgttgaagtttaaaaaaagtctCTGCCGCCTTATCATGTCTGCATCCACCGGAATCTCAAACTTTTtccactctgtttttttttaagggttAGATAGATTTGGTAGGTAGATTTTGTGTCGGTATCATTTCCTGTACTTTGTCCGCAGGCAGTGTTGCTgttttgatgctgctgttggcagaAAAGATTCCCTTTTTCCGGTTAATGACATTGTTCTCTTTGAACGTGTGTTTACTGCAGTGGAGATGAAAGAGGTCAGCCTGTAGGTCATTGTTGCATGAACTGTATCACACTTTGAGGTTTCCAGAATGCGTTTCGTGTTAAGACTGCTCGCTCTTCAACGTTGGCGTGACAGAATGACGACAAAGCCCATGTGCTCCACCGCTCCACCCTCTCCATTGTTGATGTGGGTCTACCCTCTCAGCTTTTCTCAcattgccccccctcccttcaaACAGTTGCCCCCCTTTGGTCCTCCCACCTCTCATACTCATAAATGGGCCATTATGCGGGCCTTCCTCGTGGATTAGAAGCTTGGCTACAGGAGTTGATCAACATACAAACCTACTATTGTCTGGTTTGGGGCAACATCAGCTTCCTCCATGGCGGTCTCTTCTTTTATTCTTCAATTGCGCATAATTTAAGCAGCATGCCTCACAAAAATCTCGGTGTTAAGTATTATTAAGCCTGTGCTGTGGGTCCAGAAGGTGGAAAACACATCTGTAGGCACATCCTGAGTATTGGATT is from Takifugu rubripes chromosome 11, fTakRub1.2, whole genome shotgun sequence and encodes:
- the foxg1c gene encoding forkhead box protein G1c, producing MQHLGHSERLFHKSPFSINSLLLRREGMLQEESHCPSSSQNLRSAHPEKVSQEGNPQHRAKVETRLDLSVSKRECKNSGAADEGVKVEKPPFSYNALIMMAIRQSPERRLTLNGIYEFIMNNFPYYRQNRQGWQNSIRHNLSLNKCFVKVPRHYDDPGKGNYWMLDPCSEDVFIGGTSGKLRRRAAAASRAKLALKRGAGRLMPSSASTGVALASGGPFYWPMPPFLPLQTPVRTHIAGGTYVGTHHRLPSYTSSLVSQRSCLSTAGPADANRIVQARQEMSYIGVSCAQSRRHQISAAFSVPPCSMPLSEPCSFNVISGQASYFYSHQIPSTAAFSPSPEEVSNSRSCLGQFLSQKPYADARGCFNDFPSYCQVSSSPPLT
- the snrpd2 gene encoding small nuclear ribonucleoprotein Sm D2; translated protein: MSLLTKPKSEMSPEELQKREEEEFNTGPLSVLTQSVKNNTQVLINCRNNKKLLGRVKAFDRHCNMVLENVKEMWTEVPKSGKGKKKSKPVNKDRYISKMFLRGDSVIIVLRNPLITGK